One window from the genome of Streptococcus salivarius encodes:
- the pstA gene encoding phosphate ABC transporter permease PstA → MNAKKIDKIAISTLYVIAGIIVTILAALILYILVRGIPHISWSFLTSRSSSYKAGGGIGVQLYNSFFLLVITLIISVPLSMGAGIFLSEYAKKGRLTNFVRTCIEILSSLPSVVVGLFGYLIFVVQFQYGFSILSGALALTVFNLPQMTRTVEDSLRTVHHTQREAGLALGLSRWETICHVVVPEALPGIVTGIVLASGRIFGEAAALIYTAGQSAPALNWSDWNPLSISSPISIFRQAETLAVHIWKVNSEGTTPDATAVSAGSAAVLLIFILIFNFGARRLGAYLHKKLTSA, encoded by the coding sequence ATGAACGCTAAAAAAATTGATAAAATTGCCATCAGCACACTCTATGTGATTGCTGGCATTATTGTAACAATCCTGGCAGCCTTGATTCTCTATATCTTGGTTCGCGGGATACCACATATCAGCTGGTCTTTCTTGACTAGTCGATCATCATCCTACAAAGCTGGTGGAGGAATTGGGGTTCAACTCTACAACTCATTCTTCCTATTGGTTATTACTTTGATTATTTCTGTGCCTCTTTCAATGGGAGCTGGCATCTTCTTATCAGAATATGCTAAAAAAGGACGACTTACCAACTTTGTCCGTACCTGTATTGAAATCCTATCTTCACTACCTTCAGTGGTAGTCGGACTCTTTGGTTATTTGATTTTCGTTGTCCAATTTCAGTATGGATTTTCAATCCTATCAGGTGCCTTGGCCTTAACTGTCTTTAACTTGCCACAAATGACTCGTACGGTTGAAGATAGCTTAAGAACCGTTCACCATACCCAACGTGAAGCTGGCCTAGCTCTAGGTTTGTCTCGATGGGAAACTATCTGTCACGTTGTTGTTCCAGAAGCCTTACCTGGTATTGTTACTGGTATCGTTCTTGCTTCTGGTCGTATTTTCGGAGAAGCAGCAGCGCTTATCTATACAGCAGGTCAATCTGCACCAGCACTTAACTGGAGCGACTGGAATCCGCTTAGCATCTCTAGTCCAATTTCGATTTTCCGCCAAGCAGAGACACTTGCTGTTCACATCTGGAAGGTCAACTCAGAAGGTACGACACCTGACGCCACTGCAGTATCTGCTGGTTCAGCAGCAGTGCTCTTGATTTTCATTCTGATTTTCAACTTTGGTGCACGTCGTTTGGGAGCTTACCTCCATAAGAAATTAACATCCGCTTAA
- the phoU gene encoding phosphate signaling complex protein PhoU: MLRTPFEEELEKLHNQFYAMGTEVAAQLKKAVRAFISHDRDLAKEVIENDEIVNNYETKLEKKSLEIIALQQPVSSDLRTVITALKASSDVERMGDHAVAIAKATIRIKGEERLTEIEAEIKKMGKAVRHMVEDALDVYLNSDERRAYEIAASDEIIDNYFRDIQAMTVEGVRKNPDAAFAAKEYFQVLMYLERIGDYARNLCEWVVYLKSGKIIEL; this comes from the coding sequence ATGTTACGAACTCCCTTCGAAGAAGAATTAGAAAAACTCCACAACCAATTTTACGCTATGGGTACAGAGGTTGCAGCTCAGCTTAAGAAAGCTGTTCGTGCCTTTATCAGCCATGACCGTGATTTGGCTAAGGAAGTCATTGAAAATGACGAAATCGTCAATAACTACGAAACCAAACTTGAGAAAAAATCACTTGAAATTATCGCTCTACAGCAACCTGTATCAAGTGATTTGCGTACAGTTATCACCGCACTTAAAGCATCTAGCGATGTTGAGCGTATGGGTGACCATGCCGTTGCTATCGCTAAAGCAACCATCCGCATTAAAGGTGAAGAACGCCTAACTGAAATTGAAGCTGAAATCAAGAAAATGGGGAAAGCAGTCCGCCACATGGTCGAAGATGCTCTAGATGTTTACTTGAACAGTGACGAACGACGCGCTTATGAAATCGCAGCTTCAGATGAAATCATTGATAACTATTTCCGTGATATTCAAGCCATGACAGTAGAAGGTGTTCGTAAGAATCCAGATGCTGCCTTCGCTGCCAAAGAATATTTCCAAGTACTTATGTATTTGGAACGTATCGGTGATTATGCCCGCAATCTCTGCGAGTGGGTTGTCTACCTCAAATCTGGTAAAATCATTGAACTGTAG
- a CDS encoding M1 family metallopeptidase, giving the protein MTASVARFIESFIPENYNLFLDINRSEKTFTGNVAITGEALDNHISLHQKDLTISSVLLDNESLNFQMDDANEAFHIELPETGVLTLVIEFSGRITDNMTGIYPSYYTYNGEKKEIISTQFESHFAREAFPSVDEPEAKATFDFSLKFDAEEGDIALSNMPEINSHLREETGVWTFETTPRMSTYLLAFGFGALQGKTAKTQNGTEVGVFATVAQAENSVDFALDIAVRVIDFYEDYFQVKYPIPLSYHLALPDFSAGAMENWGLVTYREVYLLVDENSSAASRQQVALVVAHELAHQWFGNLVTMKWWDDLWLNESFANMMEYVSVDAIEPSWNIFEDFQTTGVPHALQRDATDGVQSVHMEVNHPDEINTLFDSAIVYAKGSRLMHMLRRWLGDEAFAKGLKAYFEKHQYNNTIGRDLWNALSDASGKDVSSFMDTWLEQPGYPVVSAEVVNDTLILSQKQFFIGEHEDKGRLWEIPLNTNWKGLPDTLSEERIEIQNYNQLAAENNGALRLNTANTAHYITDYQGELLDHLLEEFANLDTVSKLQILQERRLLAESGRISYASLVALLDLVEKEESFLIAQAKSQILAGLKRFIDEDTEAEVHYKALVRRQFQNDFERLGFDAKDGESDEDEMVRQTALSYLIQADYQPAVLAAASVFQAHKENIESIPASVRGLVLINQMKQENSLTLVEDYVNAYVTTNDSNFRRQLTQAVSYLKNQEGLDYVLGQLKDKHVVKPQDLYLWYMNFLSKSFAQETVWNWAKDNWDWIKAALGGDMSFDSFVNIPAGIFKTQERLDQYIAFFEPQTSDKALERNILMGIKTIAARVNLIEKEKAAVESALKDY; this is encoded by the coding sequence ATGACAGCATCTGTTGCTCGTTTTATCGAAAGTTTCATCCCTGAAAATTACAATCTTTTCTTGGACATTAATCGTTCTGAAAAGACCTTTACAGGGAATGTTGCCATTACAGGTGAAGCCCTTGATAACCATATCTCCCTTCACCAAAAAGACCTTACCATTAGTTCCGTTCTCTTGGATAATGAATCGTTAAACTTCCAAATGGATGATGCTAACGAAGCCTTCCATATTGAACTTCCAGAGACCGGTGTTTTGACGCTTGTCATTGAATTCTCTGGTCGTATTACAGATAATATGACAGGGATTTACCCATCATATTACACCTACAATGGTGAGAAAAAAGAAATTATTTCAACGCAGTTTGAATCTCATTTTGCGCGTGAAGCCTTCCCATCTGTTGATGAACCAGAAGCTAAAGCTACTTTTGATTTCTCATTGAAATTTGATGCTGAAGAAGGCGATATCGCTTTGTCAAATATGCCTGAGATCAATAGCCATTTGCGTGAAGAGACTGGAGTTTGGACTTTTGAGACAACCCCTCGTATGTCTACATACCTCCTTGCCTTTGGTTTTGGAGCTCTTCAAGGTAAGACAGCGAAAACACAAAACGGTACTGAAGTTGGTGTCTTCGCTACAGTTGCACAAGCTGAAAACAGCGTTGACTTTGCCCTTGATATTGCCGTTCGTGTCATTGATTTTTACGAAGACTACTTCCAAGTCAAGTATCCTATCCCATTGTCATACCATCTCGCACTTCCTGACTTCTCAGCAGGTGCCATGGAAAACTGGGGACTTGTTACCTATCGTGAAGTTTACCTTCTTGTAGATGAAAATAGCTCAGCTGCAAGTCGTCAACAAGTAGCCCTTGTAGTTGCCCACGAATTGGCTCACCAATGGTTCGGTAACCTTGTTACAATGAAATGGTGGGATGATCTCTGGCTTAACGAAAGCTTTGCCAATATGATGGAGTATGTTTCAGTAGATGCCATTGAGCCTAGCTGGAATATCTTCGAAGATTTCCAAACAACTGGTGTGCCTCATGCCCTCCAACGTGATGCTACAGACGGTGTTCAGTCTGTCCACATGGAAGTCAATCACCCAGATGAGATTAATACCCTCTTTGATAGTGCTATCGTTTATGCTAAAGGTAGCCGTCTCATGCATATGCTTCGCCGTTGGTTAGGTGACGAAGCCTTTGCTAAAGGACTTAAAGCTTACTTCGAAAAACATCAGTACAACAACACTATTGGACGAGATCTCTGGAATGCCCTCTCTGATGCTTCTGGTAAAGATGTCTCTAGTTTCATGGATACTTGGTTGGAGCAACCAGGTTACCCTGTTGTTAGTGCAGAAGTAGTTAACGACACTCTTATTCTTAGTCAAAAACAATTCTTCATTGGTGAACATGAAGATAAAGGTCGTCTTTGGGAGATTCCATTGAACACAAATTGGAAGGGGCTCCCAGACACACTCTCAGAAGAGCGTATTGAGATTCAAAATTATAACCAGCTTGCTGCTGAAAATAACGGAGCTCTTCGCCTTAATACAGCAAATACAGCACATTACATCACAGATTATCAAGGTGAACTCTTGGACCACCTCTTAGAGGAATTTGCTAACCTTGATACTGTAAGTAAACTTCAGATTTTGCAAGAACGCCGTCTTCTTGCTGAAAGTGGCCGTATCTCGTATGCAAGCCTAGTCGCTCTTCTTGATCTTGTCGAAAAAGAAGAAAGCTTCTTGATTGCTCAAGCTAAGTCTCAAATCCTCGCTGGTTTGAAACGCTTTATCGATGAGGATACAGAAGCAGAAGTGCATTACAAGGCTTTAGTACGTCGTCAATTCCAAAACGACTTTGAGCGTCTTGGTTTCGATGCCAAAGATGGAGAATCCGATGAAGACGAAATGGTTCGTCAAACAGCTCTCAGCTACTTGATTCAAGCAGACTATCAACCAGCAGTCCTTGCGGCCGCAAGTGTTTTCCAAGCTCATAAAGAGAACATTGAAAGCATCCCTGCAAGTGTCCGTGGTCTCGTTCTCATTAACCAAATGAAACAAGAAAACAGTCTAACTCTTGTTGAAGACTATGTCAATGCATATGTAACAACAAATGATAGTAATTTCCGTCGTCAATTGACTCAAGCAGTTTCATACCTTAAAAACCAAGAAGGTCTCGACTACGTGCTAGGTCAGCTTAAAGACAAACATGTCGTTAAACCTCAAGATTTGTACCTATGGTATATGAATTTCCTCAGCAAATCATTTGCACAAGAAACCGTTTGGAACTGGGCGAAAGATAACTGGGATTGGATTAAGGCAGCCCTAGGTGGCGATATGAGCTTTGATAGCTTTGTTAATATCCCAGCAGGAATCTTTAAAACGCAAGAACGTCTTGATCAATATATTGCTTTCTTCGAGCCACAAACAAGTGATAAAGCCTTAGAACGTAATATCTTGATGGGAATTAAGACAATTGCTGCACGAGTAAACTTGATTGAAAAAGAAAAAGCAGCCGTTGAATCTGCCCTTAAAGATTATTAA
- the pstB gene encoding phosphate ABC transporter ATP-binding protein PstB, whose translation MTKYNWDERHIITFPEKELALETKDLHVYYGQKEAIKGIDMQFEKNKITALIGPSGCGKSTFLRSLNRMNDTIDIAKVTGQILYQGVDVNASNINVYEMRKHIGMVFQRPNPFAKSIYRNITFAHERKGVRDKQTLDEIVETSLKQAGLWDQVKDDLHKSAFTLSGGQQQRLCIARAIAVKPQILLMDEPAASLDPVATMQLEETMFELKEDYSIIIVTHNMQQAARASDYTAFFYLGDLIEYDETKKIFQDAALQSTNDYVSGRFG comes from the coding sequence ATGACAAAATACAATTGGGACGAGCGTCATATTATCACCTTCCCAGAGAAGGAGCTCGCTCTTGAAACAAAGGACTTGCATGTTTACTATGGTCAAAAAGAAGCCATCAAAGGCATTGACATGCAATTCGAGAAAAATAAAATCACAGCTCTTATTGGGCCTTCAGGATGCGGTAAATCAACTTTTCTTCGTAGTCTAAACCGTATGAATGATACGATTGATATTGCCAAGGTTACTGGACAAATCCTTTATCAAGGAGTCGATGTTAACGCAAGTAATATCAATGTTTATGAAATGCGTAAACATATTGGAATGGTTTTCCAACGTCCAAATCCATTCGCCAAGTCTATTTACAGAAATATCACCTTTGCTCACGAACGTAAAGGTGTAAGAGATAAGCAAACCTTGGATGAGATTGTTGAAACATCACTTAAGCAAGCTGGACTTTGGGATCAAGTTAAAGATGACCTTCATAAATCTGCCTTTACCCTCTCAGGTGGTCAGCAGCAACGTCTTTGTATTGCAAGAGCTATTGCCGTGAAACCGCAGATTCTCCTCATGGACGAACCTGCAGCTTCATTGGACCCTGTAGCTACTATGCAGCTCGAAGAGACCATGTTTGAACTTAAGGAAGATTACTCTATTATCATCGTGACGCACAATATGCAACAAGCAGCGCGTGCTAGTGATTATACAGCATTCTTCTACCTTGGTGATCTTATCGAATATGATGAAACCAAGAAAATCTTCCAAGATGCTGCCCTACAGTCAACCAATGACTATGTATCAGGACGCTTTGGATAG
- the pstB gene encoding phosphate ABC transporter ATP-binding protein PstB — translation MTEPIISINDLSVYFNKKKALNNVTMDFYPNEITALIGPSGSGKSTLLRSINRMGDLNPEWTLTGAVSYNGHNVYSPRTDTVELRKEIGMVFQQPNPFPMSIYENVVYGLRINGIKDKAVLDQAVEESLKGASIWEEVKDRLHDSALGLSGGQQQRVCIARVLATSPKVILLDEPTSALDPISAGKIEETLYNLKEQYTLLLVTRSMQQASRISQRTAFFLDGELIEYSSTKDMFLNPQHKETEDYITGKFG, via the coding sequence ATGACTGAACCAATCATTTCAATTAATGATTTATCGGTGTATTTCAATAAGAAAAAAGCCCTCAATAATGTGACAATGGATTTCTATCCAAATGAAATCACGGCCCTTATCGGTCCTTCAGGATCCGGGAAATCAACCCTGCTCCGTTCTATCAACCGAATGGGAGATTTAAATCCCGAATGGACACTTACTGGTGCTGTTTCATACAACGGTCACAATGTCTACAGTCCTCGAACAGATACCGTTGAACTCCGTAAAGAAATCGGAATGGTCTTCCAACAACCCAATCCTTTTCCAATGTCAATCTATGAAAACGTGGTTTATGGCCTTCGTATCAATGGTATCAAAGATAAGGCTGTTCTTGATCAAGCAGTAGAAGAATCACTAAAGGGTGCTTCAATCTGGGAAGAGGTTAAAGACCGTCTCCATGACTCAGCACTCGGACTTTCAGGAGGGCAACAACAACGTGTCTGTATTGCTCGAGTGCTAGCCACGTCTCCAAAGGTTATCCTTCTTGATGAACCAACCTCGGCCCTCGACCCTATCTCCGCTGGTAAGATTGAGGAAACCCTCTATAACCTTAAAGAACAATACACCTTGTTGCTAGTCACTCGTTCTATGCAGCAGGCAAGTCGTATCTCACAACGAACAGCCTTTTTCCTTGATGGAGAGCTCATCGAGTATTCATCAACGAAAGACATGTTCCTAAATCCACAACATAAAGAAACTGAAGATTATATTACCGGTAAATTCGGTTAA
- the xerS gene encoding tyrosine recombinase XerS produces the protein MKRELLLEKIEEYKSLMPWFVLEYYQSKLSVPYSFTTLYEYLKEYKRFFDWLIDSGISDAHDIALIDIKTLENLTKKDMESFVLYLRERPSLNTYSKKQGVSQTTINRTLSALSSLYKYLTEEVEGPDGEPYFYRNVMKKVSTKKKKETLAARAENIKQKLFLGDETMEFLDYVENEYEVKLSNRAKSSFYKNKERDLAIIALLLASGVRLSEAVNLDLKDINLKMMVIDVTRKGGKRDSVNVASFAKPYLENYLSIRDKRYNAEKQDLALFLTEYRGVPNRIDASSIEKMVAKYSQDFKIRVTPHKLRHTLATRLYDATKSQVLVSHQLGHASTQVTDLYTHIVNDEQKNALDNL, from the coding sequence ATGAAACGTGAACTCTTACTCGAAAAAATTGAAGAATACAAATCTCTTATGCCTTGGTTTGTCTTAGAGTATTATCAGTCTAAACTATCGGTTCCATATTCTTTTACGACCTTATACGAATACCTTAAGGAATATAAACGCTTTTTTGACTGGTTGATTGACTCAGGTATTTCAGATGCTCATGATATTGCCTTAATTGACATCAAAACCCTGGAAAATCTAACTAAAAAGGACATGGAGTCATTTGTGCTCTATCTACGTGAACGTCCGTCCTTAAATACCTATTCCAAGAAACAGGGAGTTTCTCAAACAACCATTAACCGTACGCTTTCAGCTCTATCTAGTCTCTATAAGTATTTAACTGAGGAGGTCGAGGGTCCTGACGGTGAGCCATATTTCTATCGTAACGTCATGAAAAAAGTTTCAACTAAGAAAAAGAAAGAAACCTTGGCTGCACGTGCTGAGAATATCAAACAAAAACTTTTTCTAGGCGATGAAACCATGGAATTTCTTGATTATGTCGAAAACGAATACGAAGTTAAGCTCTCAAATCGCGCAAAATCTTCGTTTTACAAGAATAAAGAACGTGATTTAGCGATAATAGCCTTGCTACTGGCTTCAGGCGTTCGACTTTCTGAGGCTGTTAACCTGGACCTTAAAGATATCAATCTGAAAATGATGGTCATTGATGTTACTCGAAAAGGTGGCAAACGAGACTCAGTTAATGTAGCAAGTTTTGCAAAACCTTATCTTGAGAATTATCTTAGTATACGTGATAAACGCTATAATGCTGAAAAGCAAGACCTTGCCCTATTTTTAACGGAATATCGAGGTGTTCCAAACCGTATTGATGCTTCAAGTATCGAAAAAATGGTTGCCAAATATTCTCAGGATTTCAAGATACGTGTGACTCCCCATAAACTACGACACACTCTGGCAACACGTCTTTATGATGCTACCAAGTCTCAAGTTTTAGTTAGTCATCAGCTTGGTCATGCTTCCACTCAGGTCACTGATCTTTATACTCATATCGTCAATGATGAGCAAAAAAATGCTCTAGACAATTTATAA
- a CDS encoding lipoate--protein ligase, which translates to MKYIVNTSNDPAYNIALEAYAFRELVNEDELFILWINRPAIIVGKHQNTIQEINKEYTDAHGIKVVRRLSGGGAVYHDLNNLNYTIISNKADEGAFDFKTFSQPVIATLADLGVKAEFTGRNDLEIDGKKFCGNAQAYYKGRMMHHGCLLFDVDMSVLGQALKVSKDKIESKGVKSVRARVTNIVDELPEKITVNEFSDKILEKMKEFYPEMTEYVLSESELAKIQDSYEKQFNTWDWTYGQSPEYTVERNVRYPAGKISTYANVENSIIKSVKIYGDFFGIGDVSDIEDLLVGVPYEYEDVLAKLKTIDTTHYFSRMTTEEVAKAIVA; encoded by the coding sequence ATGAAATATATCGTAAATACATCAAATGATCCTGCCTATAATATTGCTTTGGAAGCCTATGCTTTTCGTGAATTGGTGAATGAAGATGAATTGTTCATTCTTTGGATTAACCGTCCAGCTATCATTGTTGGTAAACACCAAAATACCATTCAAGAGATTAACAAAGAATATACAGATGCTCATGGTATCAAGGTTGTTCGCCGTTTGTCTGGTGGTGGAGCTGTTTATCACGATTTGAATAACCTGAACTATACCATCATCTCTAATAAGGCAGATGAAGGTGCTTTTGACTTTAAGACTTTCTCTCAACCTGTAATCGCTACACTTGCTGATTTGGGAGTTAAGGCTGAATTTACTGGCCGTAATGACCTTGAAATCGATGGTAAAAAGTTCTGTGGAAATGCTCAAGCTTATTATAAAGGTCGTATGATGCACCATGGTTGCTTGCTTTTTGACGTTGATATGTCGGTTCTTGGTCAAGCCCTTAAAGTCAGCAAAGACAAAATCGAATCAAAAGGCGTTAAATCTGTACGTGCTCGTGTGACCAACATCGTCGACGAATTGCCAGAAAAAATCACTGTAAATGAATTCTCAGATAAAATCTTGGAAAAAATGAAAGAATTCTACCCAGAAATGACAGAATACGTCCTTTCTGAAAGCGAATTGGCTAAGATTCAAGATTCTTACGAGAAACAATTCAATACATGGGATTGGACTTACGGACAGTCACCAGAATACACAGTAGAACGTAATGTTCGTTACCCAGCTGGTAAGATCTCAACCTATGCCAACGTTGAAAATTCAATCATTAAATCTGTTAAGATTTACGGAGATTTCTTTGGTATCGGAGATGTATCAGATATTGAAGACTTGTTGGTTGGTGTACCTTACGAGTACGAAGATGTCTTGGCAAAACTTAAAACTATTGACACAACACATTATTTCTCACGTATGACAACCGAGGAGGTTGCAAAAGCTATCGTAGCTTAA